One genomic segment of Erysipelotrichaceae bacterium 66202529 includes these proteins:
- a CDS encoding conjugal transfer protein — MIRLDEKQYRAVKKMTRAACANNDCGNCLLLDDGETCVCVQSISYSLLCRYFREAVLPADRQLCEQITRSGETDLKRCAVCGSTFAAGSNRAKYCPDCAAKIRRRQKAQSERNRRLRIKTTT, encoded by the coding sequence ATGATAAGGCTTGATGAAAAGCAATACCGCGCCGTAAAGAAAATGACCCGCGCCGCTTGTGCAAACAACGATTGCGGGAATTGTCTGCTGCTGGACGACGGGGAAACTTGCGTGTGTGTGCAGAGTATCAGCTATTCGCTGTTATGCCGCTATTTCCGCGAAGCGGTATTACCCGCCGACAGGCAGCTTTGCGAACAGATCACCCGCAGCGGGGAAACCGATTTGAAGCGTTGCGCGGTATGCGGCAGCACGTTTGCGGCGGGCAGCAACCGGGCGAAATACTGCCCCGATTGCGCGGCAAAGATACGCCGCAGACAGAAAGCCCAAAGCGAGAGAAACAGGCGTTTACGGATAAAAACAACTACATAG
- the topB gene encoding DNA topoisomerase III: MKLVIAEKPSVGAAIAAVLGANEKRRGYFEGGGYLVSWCIGHLISLADAATYNEQYRKWKYDDLPIVPQDWQFTVANGKEQQFSVLKDLMHRSDVSEIVNACDSGREGELIFRFVYEQANCKKPFSRLWISSMEESAIREGFSNLKDGRSYDNLYQSALCRAKADWLVGINATRLFSILYHKTLNVGRVQTPTLTMLVNRDYAISSFKKEKYHVVRLDAGGVSALSERLNDEAAAQQMKAACEKSQAVCTSLKKEKKTVAPPKLFDLTALQREANRLYGFTAKQTLDYAQALYEKRLLTYPRTDSKYITSDMQDSTKELITGLCSLLPFMRDVKLQADLTRVCDNSKVTDHHAILPTAEFLKTGFSSLTDSETKLMTLVCAKLLCAAAAPYEYEAVTAVISCGGYTFTAKGKTTLCEGWREIEKLSRAASEEQDEDAEPETVLPPLAEGQTFDNPAAEISECYTQPPKAYTEDTLLSAMENAGKEETPEDAERKGLGTTATRAGIIEKLISAGFAERKGKKLIPTKDGYNLAAILPDSLTSPQLTAEWETRLTGIAKGSDSPADFMRGIEEMTAGLVKTYSAISEDKAKLFTPQREAIGTCPRCGAAVYEGKKNFYCSDRACSFVMWKNDRFFEQRKKAFTKAIAAALLKDGKVKIKGMYSTKTGKTFDGVVLLADTGGKYVNFRVEQNRK, translated from the coding sequence ATGAAACTTGTAATTGCAGAGAAACCGAGCGTCGGGGCGGCGATTGCCGCCGTACTTGGCGCGAATGAAAAGCGCAGAGGATATTTTGAGGGCGGCGGCTACCTTGTGTCCTGGTGTATCGGGCATTTGATTAGCCTTGCGGACGCGGCGACCTACAACGAGCAGTACCGAAAATGGAAGTATGACGATCTCCCCATTGTCCCGCAGGATTGGCAGTTTACCGTTGCCAACGGCAAGGAGCAGCAGTTTTCCGTACTCAAAGACCTTATGCACCGCAGCGACGTTTCCGAGATTGTCAATGCGTGCGACAGCGGGCGCGAGGGAGAACTCATTTTTCGCTTTGTCTATGAACAGGCAAATTGCAAAAAGCCCTTTTCCCGCCTTTGGATTAGCAGTATGGAAGAAAGCGCAATCCGCGAGGGCTTTTCAAACCTCAAAGACGGGCGCAGCTATGACAACCTCTATCAATCCGCGCTTTGCAGAGCAAAGGCAGATTGGCTTGTCGGGATTAACGCGACCCGCCTTTTCTCTATCCTCTATCACAAAACGCTGAATGTCGGCAGAGTGCAGACGCCCACCCTTACCATGCTGGTAAACCGCGACTATGCGATCAGCAGCTTTAAGAAAGAAAAATATCATGTTGTCCGTCTGGACGCGGGCGGTGTTTCGGCTTTGTCCGAAAGGTTGAACGACGAAGCGGCAGCGCAGCAGATGAAAGCGGCTTGCGAGAAATCGCAAGCCGTTTGTACTTCCCTCAAAAAAGAGAAAAAGACCGTTGCACCGCCGAAGCTGTTTGACCTTACCGCGTTGCAGCGCGAAGCCAACCGCCTGTACGGGTTTACGGCGAAACAGACCCTTGATTATGCGCAAGCCCTCTATGAAAAGCGGCTTTTGACCTATCCCCGCACCGACAGCAAATATATCACTTCCGATATGCAGGACAGCACAAAGGAACTCATTACCGGGCTTTGTTCGCTGCTTCCCTTTATGCGGGACGTGAAGCTGCAAGCAGACCTTACAAGGGTTTGCGACAACAGCAAAGTAACCGACCACCACGCTATTTTGCCGACAGCCGAGTTTTTGAAAACGGGCTTTTCTTCCCTTACCGACAGCGAAACAAAACTTATGACCCTTGTATGCGCGAAGCTGCTTTGCGCCGCAGCCGCGCCCTATGAATATGAAGCGGTTACGGCGGTTATCTCTTGCGGCGGTTATACCTTTACCGCAAAGGGAAAGACGACGCTTTGCGAGGGGTGGCGTGAGATTGAAAAGCTGTCCCGCGCCGCGTCCGAGGAACAGGACGAGGACGCAGAGCCGGAAACCGTTTTGCCGCCGCTTGCCGAGGGGCAGACCTTTGACAATCCGGCAGCGGAGATCTCCGAGTGTTACACGCAGCCCCCGAAAGCATATACCGAAGATACGCTTCTGTCCGCTATGGAGAACGCGGGCAAGGAAGAAACGCCGGAGGACGCAGAGCGCAAAGGGTTAGGCACTACCGCAACGCGGGCGGGTATCATTGAAAAACTCATTAGTGCGGGCTTTGCCGAGCGCAAGGGCAAAAAGCTAATCCCCACAAAGGACGGGTATAACCTTGCCGCTATCCTGCCCGACAGCCTTACGTCCCCGCAGCTTACGGCAGAATGGGAAACGCGCCTTACCGGGATTGCAAAGGGCAGCGACAGCCCCGCCGACTTCATGCGCGGGATTGAGGAAATGACAGCGGGGCTTGTCAAGACCTATTCCGCGATTTCCGAGGATAAAGCGAAGCTGTTTACCCCGCAGCGGGAAGCAATCGGCACTTGCCCCCGTTGCGGCGCGGCGGTTTACGAGGGCAAGAAAAACTTTTACTGCTCCGACAGGGCTTGCAGCTTTGTGATGTGGAAGAATGACCGCTTTTTTGAGCAGCGCAAAAAGGCTTTCACAAAGGCGATTGCCGCCGCCCTTTTGAAAGACGGAAAGGTAAAAATCAAAGGTATGTACTCGACCAAGACGGGAAAGACCTTTGACGGAGTTGTGCTGCTTGCCGACACAGGCGGCAAGTATGTAAACTTCCGCGTCGAGCAGAACCGAAAATGA
- a CDS encoding DUF4315 family protein: protein MANTKLDRIERDIEKTRAKVLEYQKRLKDLEAQKIEEENAQIVQMVKAVHLDGAQLAAFLSAYANGEIILPQPDTDYTDEQEETEDEA from the coding sequence ATGGCAAACACGAAACTTGACCGTATCGAAAGGGATATTGAGAAAACGAGGGCGAAAGTCCTTGAATACCAAAAAAGGCTGAAAGACCTTGAAGCGCAGAAAATCGAGGAAGAAAACGCGCAGATCGTTCAAATGGTGAAAGCGGTACACCTTGACGGGGCGCAGCTTGCCGCGTTCCTCTCCGCCTATGCCAACGGCGAAATCATTTTGCCGCAGCCGGACACAGACTATACCGACGAACAGGAGGAAACCGAAGATGAAGCATAA
- a CDS encoding DUF4366 domain-containing protein, with the protein MKHKKLFRSVTALLAALVLMGGFSVTAFAGGGDVSDEPPTPVTETEPEETTGGYEPQPLTPEGNMSLVDDITGEASGDKQFITVVTKNGNYFYIIIDRAEDGENTVHFLNQVDEKDLLQLMEDEQTEAPACSCTEKCVAGSVNTDCPVCSVNMSECAGKEAEPEPEETEQPEPEEDKGGGMGGAILLVVLLLAAVGGGAFYYFKIMKPKKDAAKGSSNLDDLDFDEDDEDEEELETEQEDEKV; encoded by the coding sequence ATGAAGCATAAAAAACTGTTCCGCAGCGTTACCGCTTTGCTTGCCGCCCTTGTACTCATGGGCGGCTTTTCTGTTACCGCTTTTGCGGGCGGCGGTGATGTGAGCGACGAGCCGCCTACCCCCGTAACCGAAACCGAGCCGGAAGAAACGACGGGCGGCTATGAGCCGCAGCCCTTAACGCCGGAGGGCAACATGAGCCTTGTGGACGACATAACGGGCGAAGCGTCCGGCGATAAGCAGTTTATTACCGTCGTTACGAAAAACGGAAACTATTTTTACATCATCATTGACCGCGCCGAGGACGGAGAAAACACCGTCCATTTCCTCAATCAAGTTGATGAAAAAGACCTTTTGCAGCTTATGGAGGACGAACAGACCGAAGCCCCCGCTTGTAGCTGTACTGAAAAATGCGTTGCCGGAAGCGTCAACACCGATTGCCCCGTTTGCAGCGTCAATATGAGCGAGTGCGCGGGCAAGGAAGCCGAGCCGGAGCCGGAAGAAACCGAGCAGCCGGAGCCGGAGGAAGATAAAGGCGGCGGCATGGGCGGTGCTATTCTGCTTGTCGTGCTGCTTCTTGCCGCAGTGGGCGGCGGCGCGTTCTATTACTTTAAGATTATGAAGCCCAAAAAGGACGCGGCAAAAGGCAGCAGCAACCTTGACGATCTCGATTTTGACGAGGACGACGAGGACGAGGAAGAATTAGAAACCGAGCAGGAGGACGAGAAAGTATGA